CAACAAAAAAATCCACAGAATTCAAACCATAAACCTCCGCGGCATCCCTGCCTTGAGAAGAACAGCACAAATAAAAACCATGACCAGGCTCCTGATTAAAATGACCCGAAAGCTGCAAATCCCAACTAACATCAAAACCCTCCAAACAGGAAACGCCACGCTCCAACAAATTATGAACCTAACAATCCATAACACCACTACTACGACCAAGCAAACCCAAACTCAAATCAACTACATCACTAGGAACTTGCGCACCTATTTCTATAGACATTAAAACGAATACAAAAATGCAACAAATTAAAATTAAAAAGCTTTTCTTCATTTTTTTATCATTGAATTCAATTGGTTTCTTACATCAGTAATGAGTTTTATAGCACTCCCATAGTAAGACTCTACGGGATCTTTATCATTTTTTATAAGAACATCCAAAACTAAGTCATGACCTAAACCATCCCTTTCTAGATTCTTCAAACCATTAATTCTAGAACCAAAAACACTCAATTCCGAGTTCTTGAACAAAGCTAATCTGTCATAAATTTTATTAACCGTATAAAGCAAATTTATAAGTTTTTTATGATCTCTAATTTGAGATAAATTCTCAACATCTCCAGTTTCATTTTTCAAATTTTCACTAAACTCATTATACCAATCAGACTCTATTTGAATTAATTCCCTAAGTTCTTTAGAGCCTCCATGATATTTACTATAAACACGACCAATAACAAAGTTAATAGCTTTAGACTTATCCTCAAGAGAAGAAATGAACTCTTTAATCTTACTAGGAACAACAACTTTTTTTGGAACAGAATCTTTTTTACCAAACAACACTTTAACTAAAAAAAGCGCGCAACCAACATACAAAATGCAAATAAAAATATTAATTGCTAATAATGCCCCGATATTAAGATTTGAAGACAAAATACTTTGACTAGTAACAACTAAAAAAAACAGTGCTAGAACAACAAAAGGCAAAAACCAAATAATAACATTACCTTTAAAAGATTCTTCAAAAACCAAGATGCTGACAATCACAGTAAATATGGCAGGAGAAAACCCTATAAATACCAAGAACAAAGGACTACTCGTACTCATGCCTGTAAAAACAACAATAAACAACAACAGCACAAGAACAAAAATAGAAAATCCTTCAAACAAACTCTTAGTCCTAGAATCAAGTCTCACCCTCATAACTTAATAAAACAAAAATGCGCATTTAAATATTTTTTGGGAAAATATTGAAAAGAATTATTTTTTCCAAGAATAAGCTCTTAACCTAGCAGATTTTCCAAACCCACAACTACTACAAACCTTCTTCCTAGCATGATAAGTAATCGCGCCACATCTTCTACAAGCGATATGCGTCTTCTTACCCGACTTTTTACCCATTGATGGTGTTCCTTTGGACATAATAAATCAACTCAAAAAAATAAAGATTATTGGGGCGAAATTATGGTAATAGTGTCTCCTCTAATAAAGACAGTTCCAAGCTTTCTCTTAACTTCCCCATCAACTCTTTCTTCAGCTTCCTCTAAAACTGTATTAATATGAATATCGAAAGATACTAAATTTCCGATGTATTGTCTTCCATTCTTTAATTCAACAAGAACTCTCTTATTTCTTGACTTATTTAACGCATCCAGCGGTCTTGACATATTTTCCATTTTTAATTACCCTCACATAAAATTTTTTTATTGTAACACAGCATTAACCGAACCATGCTGTCCAGGTCTGCTAGTAATCACAGCAACACCTTTATCGGTTTCAACAACAGTACCTTTAGTAAGAATATTTCGTCTTACATAGTTCCTATTAGCCTTACTCTCTTTAACAGATTT
This DNA window, taken from Candidatus Woesearchaeota archaeon, encodes the following:
- a CDS encoding small nuclear ribonucleoprotein (Enables 3` processing of polyadenylated mRNAs and tRNA precursors) — encoded protein: MENMSRPLDALNKSRNKRVLVELKNGRQYIGNLVSFDIHINTVLEEAEERVDGEVKRKLGTVFIRGDTITIISPQ
- a CDS encoding 50S ribosomal protein L37e, whose amino-acid sequence is MSKGTPSMGKKSGKKTHIACRRCGAITYHARKKVCSSCGFGKSARLRAYSWKK